In a single window of the Coffea eugenioides isolate CCC68of chromosome 3, Ceug_1.0, whole genome shotgun sequence genome:
- the LOC113765735 gene encoding probable LRR receptor-like serine/threonine-protein kinase At4g30520, translated as MCFCCFDICLFIADLFLQSVIKKKYGQDATNVGDEGDIALISRRTRKVLNCLKQLLLKLVTLVKCQRRMFVWKQAASKLRGVQVFTYTELEIATNKFSAANVIGNGGYGVVYRGILSDGTVAAIKMLHREGKQ; from the exons ATGTGTTTCTGTTGCTTTGACATATGCTTGTTTATTGCTGATCTCTTTCTTCAGTCTGTAATTAAGAAGAAGTATGGCCAAGATGCAACAAATGTTGGTGATGAGGGTGACATTGCTCTAATATCCAG GAGAACAAGGAAGGTCTTGAATTGCTTAAAACAGCTATTGCTAAAGCTGGTTACACTGGTAAA ATGTCAAAGGCGGATGTTTGTATGGAAGCAGGCTGCATCCAAGCTTAGGGGTGTACAAGTTTTTACTTACACAGAGCTTGAGATTGCAACAAACAAATTTAGTGCAGCAAATGTGATAGGAAATGGAGGGTATGGGGTAGTGTATAGAGGGATTTTGAGTGATGGCACTGTGGCTGCAATTAAGATGTTGCACAGAGAAGGGAAACAATGA